One genomic region from Solwaraspora sp. WMMD792 encodes:
- a CDS encoding bifunctional [glutamine synthetase] adenylyltransferase/[glutamine synthetase]-adenylyl-L-tyrosine phosphorylase → MTRPTSATGRLARYGFDVSGTDTVRAADLLGPDGLGLWQVQAQQPVDPPAAELLTALSRAADPDLALRQLHRLVEAQRRDAGTGGSGSGVGGGNGAGGSPVLDALHADPGLRRRLIAVLGASSSLGDHLVANPDQWSVLATENGVAPTADGALDVDPPPAAADGNADAAPTPLVGAAAITALRRAYRLALLRIAAADLTGGRCLEQTMAALSALADATLSAAYDIAVAELPDGSGPPGLAVVAMGKCGGNELNYVSDVDVIFVAADDADLTVATTVATRLIHICGLVAWPVDAALRPEGNRGPLVRTLTSHLAYYQRWARTWEFQALLKARPAAGDRDLAQEWIRLLSPLVWHAAERPEAVEDVRAMRRRIIENVPPRELEREIKRGPGGLRDIEFAVQLLQLVHGRVDETLRAPGTLPTLRALVAGGYVGRADGEALLRGYRFLRGVEHRLQLQGLRRTHTVPADPVALRWLAQALGYASTPETDVVDAFRADWVSHATEVRRLHAKLLYRPLLESVARVPAESLRMTPQAARRRLEVLGFADPAGALRHLEALTGGVSRTAAIQRTLLPVLLQEFADAPEPDRGLLSYRQVSDKLGSTPWYLRLLRDEGLVAGRLARTLGLSRYAADLLAREPEALRMLASDVELTPRDAAVLRAGFDAAAARHLGSGGGEPPDPVQAVRAVRALRRRELLRLACADVLNRAGALAPAREARGRLDVAAVGAGLSAVADATLAAALRVAVETVPPPDGLRFAIIGMGRLGGYEMSYSSDADVLFVYDPPPGLADDEASAAARAVAEELRRLLGMPAPDPPLGVDADLRPEGRQGPLVRSLAAYAQYYARWAKVWEAQALLRARFVCGDPSLGEEFVAVADPVRYPAGGLSREQVVEIRRIKARVETERLPRGADPATHTKLGRGGLADVEWAVQLTQLRHGHAVPALRDTRTLVALAAARDAGLVDRADATALRAGWVLASRVRDALMLVRGRATDQLPRHGAELAGVVRLLGGTDPGQFLDDYLRTARRCRAAAERVLGA, encoded by the coding sequence ATGACCAGACCGACCAGTGCCACCGGCCGGCTCGCCCGATACGGCTTCGACGTCAGCGGTACGGACACCGTCCGGGCCGCCGACCTGCTCGGCCCCGACGGGCTCGGGCTGTGGCAGGTGCAGGCGCAGCAGCCCGTCGACCCGCCGGCCGCCGAACTGCTGACCGCGCTGTCCCGGGCCGCCGACCCCGATCTGGCGCTGCGCCAGCTGCACCGGCTCGTCGAGGCGCAGCGGCGCGACGCCGGCACCGGCGGTAGCGGTAGCGGGGTTGGCGGTGGAAACGGTGCCGGCGGGTCGCCGGTGCTCGACGCCCTGCACGCCGACCCGGGGCTGCGTCGGCGGCTGATCGCCGTCCTCGGTGCCTCATCCAGCCTCGGCGACCATCTGGTCGCCAACCCGGACCAGTGGTCGGTGCTCGCCACCGAGAACGGGGTGGCCCCCACCGCCGACGGTGCCCTCGACGTCGACCCGCCCCCCGCCGCTGCCGACGGAAATGCCGACGCCGCGCCGACCCCGCTGGTCGGCGCGGCGGCGATCACCGCGCTGCGCCGGGCGTACCGGTTGGCCCTGCTGCGGATCGCGGCGGCCGACCTGACCGGGGGACGGTGCCTGGAACAGACCATGGCGGCGTTGTCCGCGCTGGCCGACGCGACCCTGTCCGCCGCGTACGACATCGCCGTCGCCGAGCTGCCCGACGGCAGCGGCCCGCCCGGGCTCGCCGTGGTGGCGATGGGCAAGTGCGGCGGCAACGAGCTGAACTACGTCTCCGACGTGGACGTCATTTTCGTCGCCGCCGACGACGCCGACCTGACGGTCGCCACTACCGTCGCCACCCGCCTGATCCACATCTGCGGGTTGGTGGCCTGGCCGGTGGACGCCGCGCTGCGCCCGGAAGGCAACCGCGGGCCACTGGTCCGTACCCTCACCAGCCACCTCGCCTACTACCAGCGGTGGGCCCGGACCTGGGAGTTCCAGGCGCTGCTCAAGGCCCGGCCGGCGGCCGGCGACCGCGACCTCGCGCAGGAGTGGATCCGGCTGCTGTCGCCGCTGGTCTGGCACGCCGCCGAGCGCCCGGAGGCGGTCGAGGACGTGCGCGCCATGCGGCGCCGGATCATCGAGAACGTCCCACCCCGCGAGCTGGAACGCGAGATCAAACGCGGCCCCGGCGGGCTGCGCGACATCGAGTTCGCCGTCCAGCTGCTGCAGTTGGTGCACGGTCGGGTCGACGAGACGCTGCGGGCCCCCGGCACGCTGCCCACCCTGCGGGCCCTGGTCGCCGGCGGGTACGTCGGCCGCGCCGACGGCGAGGCGCTGCTGCGCGGCTACCGGTTCCTGCGCGGCGTCGAGCACCGGCTGCAACTGCAGGGGCTGCGCCGCACCCACACCGTGCCGGCCGACCCGGTGGCGCTGCGCTGGCTGGCCCAGGCCCTCGGCTACGCCTCGACCCCCGAAACCGACGTCGTCGACGCGTTCCGGGCCGACTGGGTCAGTCACGCCACCGAGGTACGCCGGCTGCACGCCAAACTGCTCTACCGGCCGCTGCTCGAATCCGTCGCCCGGGTGCCGGCCGAGTCGCTGCGGATGACCCCACAGGCCGCCCGGCGCCGGCTCGAGGTGCTGGGCTTCGCCGACCCGGCCGGGGCGCTGCGGCACCTGGAAGCCCTCACCGGCGGCGTCTCCCGGACCGCCGCCATCCAGCGCACGTTGCTACCGGTGCTGCTGCAGGAGTTCGCCGACGCCCCCGAGCCGGACCGGGGGCTGCTGAGCTACCGGCAGGTGTCCGACAAGCTCGGCAGCACCCCCTGGTACCTGCGGCTGCTGCGCGACGAAGGTCTGGTCGCCGGCCGGCTCGCCCGGACCCTCGGGCTGTCCCGGTACGCCGCCGACCTGCTGGCCCGCGAGCCCGAGGCACTGCGGATGCTGGCCTCCGACGTCGAACTCACCCCACGCGACGCGGCGGTGCTGCGCGCCGGCTTCGACGCCGCTGCGGCCCGCCACCTCGGCAGCGGCGGCGGCGAGCCGCCCGACCCGGTCCAGGCGGTCCGCGCGGTACGGGCCCTGCGCCGGCGCGAACTGCTCCGGCTGGCCTGCGCCGACGTACTCAACCGGGCCGGCGCGCTGGCCCCGGCCCGCGAGGCCCGGGGCCGGCTGGACGTGGCCGCCGTCGGCGCCGGGCTGTCCGCGGTGGCCGACGCCACGCTCGCCGCCGCGCTGCGGGTCGCGGTCGAGACCGTGCCGCCACCGGACGGTCTGCGGTTCGCGATCATCGGCATGGGCCGCCTCGGCGGGTACGAGATGAGCTACTCCTCCGACGCCGACGTGCTCTTCGTCTACGACCCACCGCCCGGCCTCGCCGACGACGAGGCCAGCGCCGCCGCCCGGGCGGTCGCCGAGGAGCTGCGCCGGCTGCTCGGCATGCCGGCCCCCGACCCGCCGCTCGGGGTGGACGCCGACCTGCGCCCCGAAGGCCGGCAGGGGCCGCTGGTGCGCAGCCTCGCGGCGTACGCCCAGTACTACGCCCGGTGGGCGAAGGTGTGGGAGGCGCAGGCGCTGCTGCGGGCCCGGTTCGTCTGCGGCGACCCGTCGCTGGGCGAGGAGTTCGTCGCCGTCGCCGACCCGGTCCGCTACCCGGCCGGCGGGTTGAGCCGGGAGCAGGTCGTCGAGATCCGCCGGATCAAGGCCCGGGTGGAGACCGAACGACTGCCGCGCGGCGCCGACCCGGCCACCCACACCAAGCTCGGCCGGGGCGGGCTCGCCGACGTCGAATGGGCGGTGCAGCTGACCCAGCTGCGGCACGGGCACGCGGTGCCGGCGCTGCGCGACACCCGTACCCTGGTCGCCTTGGCCGCGGCCCGCGATGCCGGCCTGGTCGACCGGGCCGACGCGACCGCGCTGCGCGCCGGATGGGTCCTCGCCTCCCGGGTCCGCGACGCGCTGATGCTGGTCCGGGGCCGGGCCACCGACCAACTGCCCCGGCACGGTGCCGAGCTGGCCGGGGTGGTCCGGTTGCTCGGCGGCACCGACCCCGGCCAGTTCCTGGACGACTACCTGCGGACCGCCCGCCGCTGCCGGGCCGCGGCGGAGCGGGTCCTCGGTGCCTGA
- a CDS encoding type 1 glutamine amidotransferase, whose protein sequence is MGSALVIENDPTDDLRRLGEWLAEAGLPIEVCRPYADDPVPADPAGRPAVIVLGGRPSAVGPDPAAGWLPAVEGLLRKAVRHRIPTLGIGLGAHLLATAHAGTVERSAAGPEIGPALVGKRDAAATDPLFRYVPLAPDVLQWHVDEITELPHGAVLLAASTHYPHQAFRLGDRAWGLQFHIECDRDMVSSWAAGSTLLTELRLPADVVVDACVEVLGDIEEVWQPFAVRFAALALGQLPDSDLPRTLPLLGS, encoded by the coding sequence GTGGGCAGCGCTCTGGTGATCGAGAACGACCCGACCGACGACCTGCGACGGCTGGGGGAGTGGCTCGCCGAAGCCGGCCTGCCGATCGAGGTGTGTCGCCCGTACGCCGATGACCCGGTCCCGGCCGACCCGGCCGGCCGACCGGCGGTGATCGTCCTCGGCGGCCGGCCGTCCGCCGTCGGTCCCGACCCGGCCGCCGGCTGGCTGCCCGCGGTCGAAGGGCTGCTGCGCAAGGCCGTCCGCCACCGGATCCCGACCCTCGGCATCGGGCTCGGCGCGCACCTGCTCGCCACCGCGCACGCCGGCACCGTCGAACGCAGCGCCGCCGGGCCGGAGATCGGGCCTGCGCTGGTCGGCAAGCGGGACGCCGCCGCCACCGACCCGCTGTTCCGGTACGTGCCGCTCGCGCCGGACGTGCTGCAGTGGCACGTCGACGAGATCACCGAGCTGCCGCACGGCGCGGTGCTGCTGGCCGCCTCCACGCACTACCCCCACCAGGCGTTCCGCCTCGGTGACCGGGCCTGGGGGCTGCAGTTCCACATCGAGTGCGACCGGGACATGGTCAGCAGCTGGGCGGCCGGGTCGACCCTCCTGACCGAGCTGCGCCTGCCCGCCGACGTGGTCGTCGACGCCTGCGTCGAGGTGCTCGGTGACATCGAGGAGGTCTGGCAACCGTTCGCCGTCCGGTTCGCCGCGCTCGCCCTCGGCCAGCTGCCCGACTCGGACCTCCCCCGGACCCTTCCACTGCTCGGCAGTTAG
- a CDS encoding LD-carboxypeptidase produces the protein MTLHPPALRPGDEVRVVAPGGPVAAEPVERGMAVLAGWGLRPRLGRHALGRRGFLAGTDEQRAADLAEAFADPAVRGIVCARGGYGTQRVVDLLDIAAVRRDPKVVCGYSDITALHLALWRGARLATVHGPVAAWDDERTPAVSAGSLRRALMEPVPTVLTRSPNEAGAAVLVPGQADGTLLGGNLTVLAASVGTADLPDLTGAILLIEEIGEPPYRVDRLLTQLRRAGALDGLAGVALGQFTGCADRHGVDVAEVLTERLGDLGVPVLGGLPLGHGQTPRSVGLGVPANVDAAAGTLLVSPAVR, from the coding sequence CTGACGCTGCACCCGCCCGCGCTGCGACCCGGTGACGAGGTCCGGGTCGTGGCCCCGGGTGGGCCGGTGGCCGCCGAGCCGGTCGAGCGGGGGATGGCCGTGCTGGCCGGCTGGGGGCTGCGGCCCCGGTTGGGCCGGCACGCGCTGGGCCGGCGCGGTTTCCTGGCCGGCACCGACGAGCAGCGGGCCGCCGACCTCGCCGAGGCGTTCGCCGACCCGGCGGTACGGGGCATCGTCTGCGCCCGGGGCGGCTACGGCACCCAGCGGGTGGTGGACCTGCTGGACATCGCGGCGGTACGCCGGGATCCGAAGGTCGTCTGCGGCTACTCGGACATCACCGCGCTGCACCTGGCGCTGTGGCGGGGCGCCCGGTTGGCGACGGTGCACGGGCCGGTGGCGGCCTGGGACGACGAGCGGACCCCGGCGGTGTCCGCCGGGTCGCTGCGCCGGGCGCTGATGGAGCCGGTGCCGACGGTGCTCACCCGGTCGCCGAACGAGGCCGGCGCGGCGGTGCTGGTGCCGGGTCAGGCCGACGGCACCCTGCTCGGCGGCAACCTGACCGTGCTCGCGGCCTCGGTGGGCACCGCCGACCTGCCGGACCTGACCGGGGCGATCCTGCTGATCGAGGAGATCGGTGAGCCGCCGTACCGGGTGGACCGGCTGCTCACCCAGTTGCGCCGGGCCGGCGCGCTGGATGGCCTGGCCGGGGTCGCCCTCGGCCAGTTCACCGGCTGCGCCGACCGGCACGGGGTGGACGTCGCCGAGGTGCTCACTGAACGGCTGGGTGATCTCGGCGTGCCGGTACTGGGTGGGCTGCCGCTCGGGCACGGGCAGACCCCACGCAGCGTCGGCCTCGGCGTACCAGCCAACGTCGACGCCGCCGCCGGCACCCTCCTGGTCTCTCCCGCCGTGCGCTGA
- a CDS encoding DUF350 domain-containing protein: protein MLEDLLTGAWQSIVFGAVGVALMAAGFVVVDWLTPGKLRELIWVQRNGNAALLLAANQLGVAGIVFTAILTSYPSFTKGLASTILFGLIGLGIMALAFAVLDWLTPGRLGAVICSDEPHPAARVSAASHFGAALIVCACIA, encoded by the coding sequence TTCGGAGCGGTCGGCGTCGCTCTGATGGCGGCCGGCTTCGTGGTGGTCGACTGGCTCACCCCTGGGAAGTTGCGCGAGCTGATCTGGGTGCAGCGCAACGGCAACGCGGCGCTGCTGCTCGCCGCCAACCAGCTCGGCGTCGCCGGCATCGTCTTCACCGCGATCCTGACGAGCTACCCGTCGTTCACCAAAGGGCTCGCCTCGACGATCCTCTTCGGACTGATCGGGCTCGGCATCATGGCGTTGGCCTTCGCCGTGCTCGACTGGCTGACCCCCGGCCGGCTCGGCGCGGTGATCTGCTCCGACGAGCCGCACCCCGCCGCCCGGGTCAGCGCCGCGTCGCACTTCGGCGCCGCCCTGATCGTCTGCGCCTGCATCGCCTGA